A region from the Coffea eugenioides isolate CCC68of chromosome 9, Ceug_1.0, whole genome shotgun sequence genome encodes:
- the LOC113783044 gene encoding pre-mRNA-splicing factor CWC25 homolog: MALKFLNKKGWHTGSLRNIENVWKAEQKHEAEQKKLEELRKQIQEERERSEFRLLQEQAGLVTKQERLEFLYDSGLAVGKGNSSGGFKALESSSLKTDSGTAPSSATSSSTKQSSVPGALFEEKPQSANDAWRKLHSDPLLLIRQREQEALARVKNNPIQMAMIRKSVEATKNKKKTHDEDDDKAHKRKHHHKKKHEKQSSSGHHSGSENAGSEKKRRKSSGHKGSRSILPSSEEETDWDIERKRISKKSTHKEHGPGFLLESTTKKNVRQQRGKGIQNDFQHEETCSAGYMDPVPMNQGKRERKIPQSNVGDSSDTVRRNEAINRRRNPVELSEEERAARLQEMQMDAELHEEQRWKRLKKAEENDAREAVRAGIPKGSNFLDAVQKSVYGTDKGGSATIEESVRRRTHYLQGRSEATERNAFRR, from the exons ATGGCTCTCAAATTTTTAAACAAGAAAGGCTGGCACACGGGGAGTCTCCGGAATATTGAGAACGTATGGAAGGCGGAACAGAAACATGAAGCGGAGCAGAAAAAGTTGGAGGAGCTGCGCAAGCAGATCCAGGAGGAGAGGGAGCGATCTGAGTTCCGCCTCCTCCAAGAACAAGCTGGTCTCGTCAC CAAGCAAGAGAGGTTGGAATTTCTGTACGACTCCGGATTAGCTGTTGGGAAGGGCAATTCTTCAGGAGGATTTAAGGCTCTTGAATCCTCCTCTCTGAAGACTGATTCTGGGACTGCTCCCTCCTCTGCTACCTCCTCTTCTACCAAg CAATCATCTGTTCCTGGAGCCCTATTTGAGGAAAAACCACAATCAGCCAATGATGCATGGAGGAAACTCCATTCAGATCCTTTGCTTTTGATCCGTCAGCGGGAGCAAGAAGCCCTTGCTCGTGTTAAAAATAACCCTATTCAGATGGCTATGATCCGCAAATCA GTTGAAGCTAcaaagaataagaaaaagaCTCATGACGAGGATGATGATAAGGCACACAAAAGGAAGCATCATCACAAGAAGAAGCATGAGAAGCAATCATCATCTGGGCACCATTCTGGCTCAGAAAATGCTGgttcagaaaagaaaagaagaaagtcTAGTGGCCACAAAGGTTCGCGTAGTATATTACCGAGTTCAGAAGAAGAAACTGATTGGGACATTGAGAGGAAGAGAATATCTAAAAAATCTACGCACAAAGAACATGGGCCCGGTTTCTTACTGGAGTCAACAACTAAGAAAAATGTCAGACAACAAAGAGGAAAAGGGATTCAGAATGATTTTCAGCATGAAGAAACTTGTTCCGCAGGATACATGGACCCTGTTCCCATGAACCAGGGAAAAAGAGAGCGAAAAATTCCTCAAAGCAATGTTGGTGATTCTTCTGATACTGTAAGAAGGAATGAGGCAATCAACAGGCGTCGAAATCCTGTTGAACTTTCTGAAGAAGAGAGAGCTGCAAGGTTGCAGGAGATGCAGATGGACGCGGAACTCCACGAGGAGCAGAGATGGAAACGTCTAAAAAAGGCAGAGGAAAATGATGCTCGGGAAGCTGTTAGAGCAGGGATACCCAAGGGTAGTAACTTCCTGGATGCTGTTCAAAAAAGCGTCTATGGTACGGACAAGGGTGGATCAGCAACCATAGAAGAGAGCGTCCGTCGGCGAACACATTATTTGCAGGGCAGATCAGAAGCCACAGAAAGAAATGCATTTCGCCGATAA
- the LOC113783045 gene encoding uncharacterized protein At3g52155, chloroplastic isoform X1 yields MNACPATTALPGTFYAMVKRKSGGSSFPSTRCTYTKRRYPISLATGSVVVETTPSQQETNSNSVVRRLILLRHADSSWENRSLRDHDRPLTKNGREDAIKVSQKLQLLGWIPELILSSDSRRTRETLNIMRKEVRGFLEAEVHFLSSFYSVAAMDGQTAEHLRQAISEYSTDEILTVMCMGHNKGWEEAASTFSGVSVELKTCNAALLEAAGKTWEEAFALAGIGGWKLHGIVKPDAGL; encoded by the exons ATGAATGCCTGTCCAGCAACAACTGCCCTTCCCGGTACATTCTATGCTATGGTAAAAAGAAAATCTGGGGGGTCGTCCTTCCCTTCCACCCGCTGCACATATACAAAGCGCCGCTACCCAATTTCCCTGGCGACCGGGTCGGTTGTCGTAGAGACTACTCCATCTCAGCAGGAAACTAATTCTAATTCAGTTGTTCGCCGCCTCATTTTGCTCCGTCATGCCGATAGTAGTTGGGAAAATCGCTCCCTCCGAG ATCATGATCGCCCATTGACTAAAAATGGACGAGAAGATGCCATTAAAGTCTCCCAGAAGCTTCAATTGTTGGGCTGGATACCTGAACTTATTTTATCTAG TGATTCCCGACGAACGAGGGAAACACTGAACATTATGCGAAAAGAGGTTCGAGGGTTTTTGGAAGCTGAGGTACATTTCCTTTCAAGCTTTTATTCAGTTGCAGCCATGGATGGTCAGACAGCAGAGCACCTTCGACAGGCTATAAGTGAATACTCAACAGATGAAATATTAACCGTCAT GTGCATGGGACATAATAAGGGATGGGAGGAGGCTGCATCAACATTTTCAGGTGTCTCTGTTGAACTGAAGACTTGTAATGCTGCTTTGCTTGAAGCTGCTGGAAAAACATGGGAAGAA